The DNA segment GAAAAAAAGTACGGAAAGAATCATAAAGAAGCTGAGGAACGAGTTGAAAAAGAACTCCGAGTAATTGACGAATTGAGTTTTAGCGGCTACTTCCTAATCACTTGGGACATTGTTCGATACAGCAATAGTATGGGTTTTATGCACGTAGGTCGAGGAAGTGGCGCCAATAGTATTGTGAGTTATTGTTTGGGAATTACCGCTATCTGTCCGCTGGAACTCGATTTGTATTTTGAAAGATTTCTAAATCTAAACCGGAAAAGTCCGCCTGATTTTGATATCGATTGGAGTTGGAAAGAGCGGGATACAATTTTAGAATATATTTTTAATAGATACGGAAAAGAACACGTGGCTTTCTGTGGTACTAATGTGGAATTTAAATACCGTTCGATTTTCCGGGAATTAGGAAAAGTTTTCGGACTTCCAAAAGAGGAATTAGATGTGCTTGCCACTACTCCACTTCAAAATCACGACACCAATAAAGTGGTAAAACTCGTCCACGAATACGGGCAAATGTTGGAGAAATATCCCAATCAGCGCAGTATGCACTCCTGTGGAATCATCATTTCCGAAGAGCCAATTACCAATTATACCGCTCTTGAAATGCCTCCAAAAGGTTTTCCGATTGTACAATTTGATATGCACATCGCCGAAGATATTGGTTTTGAGAAATTCGATATTCTCAGTCAACGCGGCATTGGACATATCGAAGAAGCGACGCAGATAATCAAAGAAAACCGAGGTGTGGTAGTGGATATTCGAAATCCGCTGTTATCCAAAAACGAAGCTGCTGCGAATAAATACTTGAGTAGCGGGAATACGATTGGCTGTTTTTATATCGAAAGTCCCGCAATGCGTGGCTTGTTGCGACGATTAAAATGTGAAGATTATAAAACTTTGGTCGCGGCATCGTCTATTATTCGACCAGGAGTAGCCCAAAGTGGAATGATGAAAGAGTATATTTTCCGACATAATTATCCAGATCAGTTCGAATATTTTCACGAGGTTTTCAAAGAGCAGTTGGGAGAAACCTACGGCATTATGGTTTATCAAGAAGATGTGATAAAAATTGCTTTGCATTACGCTGGCGTTCCCGCTTCGGATGGAGATATTTTGCGTCGTGCGATGAGTGGAAAAGGTCGAAGTAAAGATGCATTGCAAAAAGTGAAGGATAATTTCTTTGAATGTTGTGCCAAAAAAGGACATCCATTGCAATTGAGTGAAGAGATTTATCGTCAGATCGAATCTTTTGCGGGATATTCTTTTTGCAAAGCCCACTCCGCTTCTTACGCCGTAGAAAGTTATCAGAGTTTGTATCTAAAAGTACATTTCCCCATAGAATTTATGGTTGCGGTCATAAACAATCAAGGTGGTTTTTATAGAACCGAAGTGTATCTGCACGAAGCTAAAATGTGTGGTGCCATTATCCACGGGCCTTGCGTAAACAAAAGTGATTATGTGAGTACACTTTACGGAAAAGATGTTTATTTAGGATTTATGCAATTGCAAGGAATTGAGCAGAAATTAGTAGATACTATATTTCGAGAGCGCAAAGAAAATGGACTTTTCTTATCGATCGAAGATTTTATAAATCGGGTTGATATTGGAATTGAAAGTATGAAAACCTTGATTTTCATTGGTGCTTTTGCCTTTACCAATCAGACCAAAAATCAGTTGTTGATTCGAGCACAGATCATTCTTGTGAACTTCAAACCCGCACATAAACAAGCGATGCTGATTCAGGAGCCTATCAAAGAATATACTTTGCCAGTCTTGCCGCGCTCACAATATGAAGATGCTTTTGACGAAATTGAACTCCTGGGATTTACCGTTTCCTGCAGTCCTTTTGATTTATTAAAAACCAGTTTTCGCGGCGATGTAATGGCAAAAGACCTCAATAATTACCACCAAAAAACCGTAAGAATGTTAGCCTATTTGATTGCTCGCAAGCACGTGCCTACCAAGCGTGGCGCAATGTTTTTTGGAACTTGGATTGATGCTGACGGAACTTTTTTTGATACGGCGCACTTTGCCGATACACTTAAAAATTATCCATTTCAAGGCGGCGGTTGCTATTTACTTTTGGGAACGGTGCAAGTAGATTACCACTTCCCCACAGTCACTATTACGAAGATGGCCAAAATGCCATTTATCGCCGATCCACGCTACAACAATACCGAGAGAGAGCGTTTTGCAACTCAAAATAAGCTAAAAGAGGATATTTCAATGACACAACGCGCGCCATATCCGCAAGCACACGAGATTAATTTGCCGAGGAATAAGATGACGGTTTAGAATATGTGTCGTTTTTTGGGCGCAACCTTCGCCACAACGAATATTCTAACATTGAAAATTTCGTGAGGCTCAGGTCGGGCTGTACTCTATATCTTTGCTGCCTGAAATTTTATTTTAAATTAGAAAAACTCACTAGGCAGCAAAGGATGCCGTTCCCATCCCTTGCGCAAGAAAGTATCCGCCTCGATAGAAAAGTGCTCTTAAATTCGGTTTAATTCATGCAAAATCGACTGAAAGAATAAATGTTAAAAAAAGTTAAAAAAAATTAAATATTAAGCCAATAATTATTGTATTATTGCCCACATTAACTTTAACAAACCCAAATAATGAAAAAATTTTACTCTTTGTTCTTTATGCTTGCGACTGTTTTCGCAATGAATGCCCAAAAACAAGTTTTTGAAAAACCAACTCTTAAAAACGATATTAAAGAACACAAAACCATTGCAATTCTTCCTTTCTTCGTCAAAATTTCTTTTAAGAAACCACCAAAAAACTTTAGCGCAGAAGGAAATAAAGCAGAAGAAATTAAAATGTCAAAATCAATTCAGTCAAGCATGTATACCTATTTGCTTAGAAAAGGTGACAAATATTCTGTTGGTTTTCAAGACGTAGATAAAACCAATATTATGCTTCGAAAAGCTGGAGTAATCGAAAAGCTTGAAGACATGACAAAAGACGAAATCGCAAAAATATTAGGAGTTGATGCTGTAATAAGTGGCTCTTTTGAAACAGAACAAACAAAATCTGAAGCTGGTGCAATTGCAACAGCTGTACTACTCGGTGGTTTTGGTGGGAAAACTGGCTCAGGATCTTTAACTATGATGCTGCACAATGGCTCCGATGGAGAGTTATTATGGAGATTTTTCAAAACTATGGACGACAACATTTCAACATCTACAGATGATATCGTAGAGAGTATGATGCGTAAAGTTTCAAGAAAT comes from the Flavobacterium ardleyense genome and includes:
- a CDS encoding DNA polymerase III subunit alpha, which translates into the protein MFLNCHSYHSLRYGTIPLSELVIQAAELQVKSLALTDINTITGIYDFVKECKKVDIHPIVGIEFRRDNELLYIGLAKNRAGIGEMNRFLTKHNLEDIPLPQTAEKFESTIIIYPLENAPDQLGINEYLGIRPEQLSMLYLSKWNSKIDKMVILQPITFRTKKEFNLHKILRAIDLNTLLSKLIPTDYCTINDTMCTEAELLSHYQNYPKIISNTEAVIAECHFEFEFNTPKNRKFYTENQVSDMQLLRSLAYQGCEKKYGKNHKEAEERVEKELRVIDELSFSGYFLITWDIVRYSNSMGFMHVGRGSGANSIVSYCLGITAICPLELDLYFERFLNLNRKSPPDFDIDWSWKERDTILEYIFNRYGKEHVAFCGTNVEFKYRSIFRELGKVFGLPKEELDVLATTPLQNHDTNKVVKLVHEYGQMLEKYPNQRSMHSCGIIISEEPITNYTALEMPPKGFPIVQFDMHIAEDIGFEKFDILSQRGIGHIEEATQIIKENRGVVVDIRNPLLSKNEAAANKYLSSGNTIGCFYIESPAMRGLLRRLKCEDYKTLVAASSIIRPGVAQSGMMKEYIFRHNYPDQFEYFHEVFKEQLGETYGIMVYQEDVIKIALHYAGVPASDGDILRRAMSGKGRSKDALQKVKDNFFECCAKKGHPLQLSEEIYRQIESFAGYSFCKAHSASYAVESYQSLYLKVHFPIEFMVAVINNQGGFYRTEVYLHEAKMCGAIIHGPCVNKSDYVSTLYGKDVYLGFMQLQGIEQKLVDTIFRERKENGLFLSIEDFINRVDIGIESMKTLIFIGAFAFTNQTKNQLLIRAQIILVNFKPAHKQAMLIQEPIKEYTLPVLPRSQYEDAFDEIELLGFTVSCSPFDLLKTSFRGDVMAKDLNNYHQKTVRMLAYLIARKHVPTKRGAMFFGTWIDADGTFFDTAHFADTLKNYPFQGGGCYLLLGTVQVDYHFPTVTITKMAKMPFIADPRYNNTERERFATQNKLKEDISMTQRAPYPQAHEINLPRNKMTV